One genomic window of Cyanobacteria bacterium FACHB-DQ100 includes the following:
- a CDS encoding lysine N(6)-hydroxylase/L-ornithine N(5)-oxygenase family protein — MSEPVFDVIGVGIGPFNLGLAALLEPVSEINALFLEQKPQFQWHPGLLLEGATIQVPFLADLVTMADPSSRFSFLSYLKAQSRLYHFYFLEHFHILRQEYNHYCQWVAEQLPSCRFGQRVEAISWQNDCFGVQVFDVASQKTRSYYCRNLVLGVGSIPSVPSCLQSFLSDTVFHSANFLQHRDRCREYDSITVIGSGQSAAEVFYELLQEQETSGYQLNWHTRSPGFFPMEYSKLGLEHFSPDYIHYFHNLPPERRDQVLTQQGLLYKGISFSTIADIYDLLYQRSIAGNQPKVQLLSSVEVKEVEKIGDSYRLGYRHRQQDDRFSHETNCIILATGYHHAIPNCIEGIRSLIEWDEQERYSVKLDYRLELTQDIPNQIFVQNSELHTHGVGAPDLGLGAYRNSVIINTLAGKTVYPTHSRNVFQQFGIAA; from the coding sequence ATGTCTGAACCCGTTTTTGATGTGATTGGTGTCGGAATTGGCCCCTTTAATCTAGGCTTGGCGGCACTTTTAGAGCCAGTGTCAGAAATTAATGCGCTATTCCTAGAACAAAAACCACAATTTCAATGGCATCCCGGTTTGCTGCTTGAGGGCGCGACGATTCAAGTTCCGTTTCTAGCCGATTTAGTCACTATGGCTGATCCGAGTAGCCGCTTTAGTTTTCTGAGCTATCTCAAAGCCCAATCTCGACTTTACCACTTCTACTTTCTGGAGCATTTTCACATTCTGCGGCAGGAGTACAACCATTACTGTCAGTGGGTTGCGGAACAGTTGCCAAGTTGCCGATTTGGTCAGCGAGTCGAGGCGATTTCCTGGCAGAATGACTGCTTTGGGGTTCAAGTATTCGATGTTGCTTCGCAAAAAACTCGCTCTTACTATTGCCGCAATCTAGTCTTGGGAGTCGGCAGCATTCCATCCGTGCCGTCTTGTTTGCAAAGCTTCCTATCAGATACCGTTTTTCACTCAGCCAATTTCTTGCAGCACCGCGATCGCTGCCGTGAATATGACTCCATTACGGTCATTGGTTCAGGTCAAAGCGCGGCTGAGGTGTTTTACGAGCTATTGCAGGAGCAAGAAACCTCTGGCTATCAGCTCAATTGGCACACCCGTTCTCCTGGCTTTTTCCCAATGGAATATTCCAAGCTGGGCTTAGAACATTTTTCGCCTGACTATATTCACTATTTCCATAATTTACCACCGGAGCGTCGCGACCAAGTTCTGACCCAACAGGGGTTACTTTACAAGGGAATTAGCTTTAGCACGATCGCGGATATCTACGATCTGTTGTATCAACGGTCGATCGCAGGCAATCAACCGAAGGTGCAGTTACTTTCCTCAGTGGAAGTCAAGGAAGTAGAAAAGATTGGCGATTCTTATCGGCTAGGCTATCGGCATCGGCAACAGGACGATCGCTTTTCTCATGAGACAAACTGCATCATTCTCGCAACCGGCTACCATCATGCAATTCCAAACTGTATTGAAGGGATTCGCTCTTTGATTGAATGGGATGAGCAAGAGCGCTACAGCGTCAAGCTGGACTATCGACTTGAACTGACTCAGGATATTCCCAATCAGATCTTTGTTCAGAATAGTGAATTGCATACGCATGGAGTTGGCGCACCGGATTTGGGGTTAGGCGCTTACCGAAATTCTGTGATCATCAACACCCTTGCGGGTAAAACAGTCTATCCTACTCATAGCCGCAATGTCTTTCAACAGTTTGGGATCGCAGCATGA
- a CDS encoding acetyltransferase, whose product MPSNTLQYAYEIHDSSINQSIAFRPVELQQDLSRIHCWMNQPHVVPFWKLAFDLERMQAHLERAIADPHQTLYMGCLNNVPMSYWESYWAADDVVAQCYPAQPADQGIHLLIGPPEFLGKGYALPLLRAMVTFQFQQPETQKIIAEPDIRNHKMIHVFERCGFEFQTEIELPDKRAALMFCERHRFFERSK is encoded by the coding sequence ATGCCATCTAACACGCTGCAATACGCTTACGAAATTCACGATTCCAGCATTAATCAATCTATTGCTTTTCGTCCAGTGGAGTTGCAGCAAGATCTATCACGCATTCACTGCTGGATGAATCAACCTCACGTGGTTCCCTTTTGGAAACTGGCGTTTGATCTAGAGAGAATGCAAGCGCATTTAGAACGCGCGATCGCTGATCCACACCAAACGCTTTATATGGGTTGCCTCAACAATGTGCCCATGAGTTATTGGGAGTCCTACTGGGCTGCAGATGACGTTGTTGCTCAGTGCTATCCGGCGCAGCCTGCCGATCAGGGAATTCATTTATTAATCGGTCCACCCGAATTCCTGGGTAAAGGCTATGCACTGCCTTTGTTGCGGGCAATGGTTACGTTTCAGTTTCAACAGCCTGAAACGCAGAAAATTATTGCTGAACCGGATATTCGCAATCACAAAATGATTCATGTATTTGAACGCTGCGGTTTTGAATTTCAAACAGAAATTGAATTACCGGACAAACGAGCCGCGCTGATGTTTTGCGAACGGCACCGTTTCTTTGAGAGGTCGAAATAA